A stretch of the Vicinamibacterales bacterium genome encodes the following:
- a CDS encoding sigma-54 dependent transcriptional regulator, whose amino-acid sequence MTRPTKTILICDDDQGMRDTLTAILKRDYRVISVSSGEAALSLLKSEDVDLILQDVRLPGISGFDVLRIVKENYSLIESIMISAINEVETAVQAMKHGAYHYITKDFDYDELRSLVRNACERQDLNRQVITLSAQIAEQSEREFLIGPSRQIRDIVELVQRVAKLSATVLILGESGTGKELLARLLHKESGRVDAPFIAVNMSAIPHELVESTLFGHERGAFTGAVKQQLGKFELAAGGTLFLDEIGDLRFDLQAKLLRAIQEGEIERVGGTKPIKTDFRLIAATNIDLERAVKEGRFREDLYYRINVIPIRMPPLRDRIEDLPELARLFLERYRGKFRKPVKGLSDSALKILQSYWWPGNIRELENLVERLVAVNDKEWITDEDLPLEYHFAKLDASSTANDTRFQEACDTFERNFILRALEKSDWNVTATARYLGIPLSTLKHKMQRLDLRDLARKLRGA is encoded by the coding sequence ATGACCCGCCCCACGAAGACGATCCTGATCTGCGACGACGATCAGGGAATGCGCGACACGCTGACCGCCATCCTGAAGCGCGACTACCGGGTCATCTCGGTGTCGAGCGGCGAAGCGGCGCTCTCGCTGCTGAAGAGCGAGGACGTCGACCTCATCCTGCAGGACGTCCGGCTGCCGGGTATCAGCGGCTTCGACGTGCTGCGGATCGTCAAGGAAAACTATAGCCTGATCGAGAGCATCATGATCTCGGCGATCAACGAAGTCGAGACCGCGGTGCAGGCGATGAAACACGGCGCCTACCACTACATCACCAAGGACTTCGACTACGACGAGCTGCGATCGCTCGTCCGCAACGCCTGCGAGCGCCAGGATCTCAATCGCCAGGTGATCACGCTGAGCGCCCAGATCGCCGAGCAGAGCGAGCGCGAGTTCCTGATCGGCCCCTCCCGCCAGATCCGCGACATCGTCGAACTGGTGCAGCGGGTGGCGAAGCTGTCGGCGACGGTGCTGATTCTCGGAGAGAGCGGCACCGGCAAGGAGCTGCTGGCGCGGCTGCTGCACAAGGAGTCGGGGCGTGTCGACGCACCGTTCATCGCCGTCAACATGTCGGCGATCCCGCACGAGCTCGTCGAGAGCACGCTGTTCGGCCACGAGCGCGGCGCGTTCACCGGCGCGGTCAAGCAGCAGCTCGGCAAGTTCGAGCTGGCGGCCGGCGGCACGCTGTTCCTCGACGAGATCGGCGACCTGCGGTTCGACCTGCAGGCCAAGCTGCTGCGCGCCATCCAGGAGGGGGAAATCGAGCGGGTCGGAGGCACCAAGCCGATCAAGACCGATTTCCGCCTGATCGCCGCCACCAACATCGACCTCGAACGGGCCGTCAAAGAGGGCCGCTTCCGTGAGGATTTGTACTATCGGATCAACGTGATCCCGATCCGGATGCCGCCGCTGCGGGATCGGATCGAGGATCTGCCGGAGCTGGCCCGCCTGTTCCTGGAACGCTATCGCGGCAAGTTCCGCAAACCGGTGAAGGGACTGTCCGATTCGGCGCTGAAGATCCTGCAGTCGTACTGGTGGCCGGGCAACATCCGCGAACTGGAGAACCTCGTCGAGCGGCTGGTCGCGGTCAACGATAAGGAGTGGATCACCGACGAGGACCTGCCGCTCGAGTACCACTTTGCCAAGCTCGACGCCTCGTCGACCGCGAACGACACCCGCTTCCAGGAGGCCTGCGACACCTTCGAGCGCAATTTCATCCTGCGCGCGCTCGAGAAATCCGACTGGAACGTGACCGCCACGGCCCGCTACCTGGGCATCCCGCTCAGCACCCTGAAGCACAAGATGCAGCGCCTCGACCTGCGCGATCTCGCCCGGAAGCTCCGCGGCGCCTAG
- the lpdA gene encoding dihydrolipoyl dehydrogenase, translated as MANDYDLVVIGSGTGGYVAAIRAAQLGLKTAVVERAPALGGTCLNWGCIPTKALLEHAHALKVAQDWKEWGLTIGQAAIGLDMNQVQARKDKIVKQLTGGVEFLFKKNKIDWIKGSGRLAGKGAVEVTDGDKQTLRAGKEIIVATGSQPRSVPGIVIDKKRIITSDEAIGLKDVPASIAIMGSGAVGVEFASIFRRFGSDVTLIELLPRLVPIEDEAVSAELERSFKKQGIKVMTGTKVTSAKAGAAGVDLEAQASDGKTAKIRADYLLVATGRGPVTAGLGAEDAGLQMDRGYVKIDAHYRTNVAGISAIGDVVTFDEPGHPQLAHLSSAEGVALAERIAGREFRPINYDQVPGCTYCDPEIGSVGLTEAKAKARGYDVRIGTFKFGVLGRAKIAGETEGFVKIVADKKYDEILGVHMIGLRSTELVAEATLALRLECTVEELIRTIHAHPTMSEAVAEAAHATHGGAIHS; from the coding sequence ATGGCCAACGACTACGACCTCGTCGTGATCGGTTCGGGCACCGGTGGCTACGTCGCTGCGATCCGCGCCGCACAGCTCGGACTCAAGACCGCGGTGGTCGAGCGGGCGCCCGCGCTTGGCGGCACCTGCCTGAACTGGGGCTGCATCCCGACGAAGGCGCTGCTCGAGCACGCGCACGCGCTCAAGGTCGCGCAGGACTGGAAGGAATGGGGGCTGACGATCGGGCAGGCGGCCATCGGTCTCGACATGAACCAGGTGCAGGCGCGCAAGGACAAGATCGTCAAGCAGCTCACCGGCGGCGTCGAGTTCCTCTTCAAGAAGAACAAGATCGACTGGATCAAGGGCTCGGGACGCCTCGCCGGCAAGGGCGCCGTGGAGGTCACCGACGGCGACAAGCAGACGCTGCGCGCCGGGAAAGAGATCATCGTCGCCACCGGCTCGCAGCCGCGCAGCGTGCCGGGCATCGTCATCGACAAGAAGCGGATCATCACCAGCGACGAGGCGATCGGGCTGAAGGACGTCCCCGCGTCGATCGCCATCATGGGCAGCGGCGCTGTCGGCGTCGAGTTCGCCTCGATCTTCCGCCGCTTCGGCAGCGACGTGACGCTCATCGAGCTGCTGCCGCGCCTGGTGCCGATTGAAGACGAAGCGGTCTCCGCCGAGCTCGAGCGTTCGTTCAAGAAGCAGGGCATCAAGGTGATGACCGGCACCAAGGTCACGTCGGCGAAGGCCGGCGCCGCCGGCGTCGATCTCGAAGCACAGGCGTCGGACGGCAAGACCGCGAAGATCCGGGCGGATTACCTGCTCGTCGCGACCGGGCGCGGGCCGGTGACGGCCGGCCTCGGCGCCGAGGACGCGGGGCTGCAGATGGACCGCGGCTACGTCAAAATTGACGCGCACTACCGGACGAACGTCGCCGGCATCTCCGCGATCGGCGACGTCGTCACCTTCGACGAACCGGGACACCCGCAGCTGGCGCACCTGTCGTCGGCGGAAGGGGTCGCGCTGGCGGAGCGCATCGCCGGCCGGGAGTTCCGCCCGATCAACTACGACCAGGTCCCCGGCTGCACCTACTGCGATCCGGAGATCGGCAGCGTCGGGCTGACCGAGGCAAAGGCGAAGGCGCGCGGCTACGACGTGCGCATCGGCACGTTCAAGTTCGGCGTCCTCGGCCGCGCCAAGATCGCCGGCGAGACCGAAGGGTTCGTCAAGATCGTCGCCGACAAGAAGTACGACGAGATCCTCGGCGTGCACATGATCGGCCTGCGTTCGACCGAGCTGGTCGCGGAGGCGACGCTGGCGCTCAGGCTCGAATGCACCGTCGAGGAGCTGATCCGGACGATCCACGCGCATCCGACGATGTCGGAAGCAGTGGCGGAGGCGGCGCACGCGACGCACGGAGGGGCAATCCATAGTTAG
- a CDS encoding sensor histidine kinase produces the protein MRRITSRFVLLIATAAVLPLVVYGIVSVSSLRSGTDASVRDGNLNVAKQAAEQVGLYMRNNTRILQSVATTVGSTGLTTWQQEQTLRNFVLDWPEFREITVFNAGGAPIVTSALGVTKLNVPAEVRQRPERPYITPVRVDDDLLPTTTIALRLARSGGDAAWVVGEISLEQLWRMVDTIRVGQHGYALIVSDDGRLIAHGNPDEKRHIPEADQTRAAEELKFAAAYRAGQPPVSYLENGAKMLAVAAALPGREPPWLVMVEQPMAEAMATAKRLENQLMVSIFLALLGTIVLGYLWGRSFIQRIFALTRVTRSLAEGKMDTRVALTGTDEIRELGDAFNSMADKLVELQENVRKQERQVMFGRIAAGLVHDLSHPIQNIGNSCKLILKMWEDAEYRDTFRRMVEREMQVVKRVLEDLQNIAKPIPLERFPIELNRSVGEAVESMKGLAETAGITLRAELSAEALYIEGDLFALGRVYRNLVVNAIQATAPGGVVVAAVESKGDRVQVRVNDTGCGIPPDRLQAIFEDFVTTKRRGLGLGLAISRKIVEQLGGRISVASDVGKGTTFTIDFPRTGAKPMAQAAG, from the coding sequence GTGCGCCGCATCACCTCGCGCTTCGTCCTGCTGATTGCCACCGCCGCGGTGCTGCCGCTGGTCGTCTACGGCATCGTGTCGGTGTCATCGCTGCGCAGCGGCACCGATGCCTCGGTACGCGATGGCAACCTCAACGTCGCCAAGCAAGCCGCCGAACAGGTGGGCTTGTACATGCGGAACAACACGCGCATCCTGCAGTCGGTCGCCACGACGGTCGGTTCGACAGGGCTGACGACCTGGCAGCAGGAACAGACGCTGCGCAATTTCGTTCTCGACTGGCCGGAATTCCGCGAAATCACCGTCTTCAACGCCGGGGGCGCCCCCATCGTCACGAGCGCGCTCGGGGTCACCAAGCTGAACGTGCCCGCCGAGGTCCGGCAGCGGCCGGAGCGTCCCTACATCACGCCCGTCCGCGTCGACGACGACCTGCTCCCGACCACCACCATCGCGCTGCGCCTGGCGCGGTCGGGGGGAGACGCGGCCTGGGTGGTCGGCGAGATCTCGCTCGAGCAGCTCTGGCGGATGGTCGACACCATCCGCGTCGGGCAGCACGGCTACGCCCTCATCGTCAGCGACGACGGGCGGCTCATCGCCCACGGCAACCCGGACGAGAAGCGGCACATCCCGGAAGCAGACCAGACCCGCGCCGCCGAGGAGCTGAAATTCGCCGCCGCCTATCGTGCCGGCCAGCCGCCGGTCTCCTATCTCGAGAACGGGGCAAAGATGCTGGCGGTGGCCGCCGCGCTTCCCGGTCGCGAGCCGCCGTGGCTGGTGATGGTCGAGCAGCCGATGGCCGAGGCGATGGCGACGGCCAAGCGGCTGGAGAACCAGCTGATGGTCTCGATCTTCCTGGCCCTGCTCGGCACCATCGTGCTCGGCTACCTGTGGGGACGGTCGTTCATCCAGCGCATCTTCGCGCTGACGCGGGTCACCCGCTCGCTCGCCGAAGGCAAGATGGACACGCGCGTCGCGCTCACCGGCACCGACGAGATCCGCGAGCTCGGCGACGCCTTCAATTCGATGGCCGACAAGCTCGTCGAGCTGCAGGAGAACGTCCGCAAGCAGGAACGCCAGGTGATGTTCGGCCGCATCGCCGCCGGCCTCGTGCACGATCTGTCGCACCCGATCCAGAACATCGGCAACAGCTGCAAGCTGATTCTCAAGATGTGGGAGGACGCGGAGTACCGCGACACCTTCCGGCGGATGGTCGAGCGCGAGATGCAGGTCGTCAAGCGCGTGCTCGAAGACCTGCAGAACATCGCCAAGCCGATTCCGCTCGAGCGCTTCCCGATCGAATTGAACCGCTCGGTCGGGGAGGCCGTGGAGTCAATGAAGGGGCTCGCCGAGACCGCGGGCATCACGCTGCGCGCCGAGCTGTCGGCCGAGGCGCTCTACATCGAAGGAGACCTCTTCGCGCTCGGACGCGTCTACCGCAATCTCGTCGTCAATGCGATCCAGGCGACCGCGCCCGGCGGCGTAGTGGTGGCGGCGGTCGAGTCGAAGGGGGATCGCGTGCAGGTGCGCGTCAACGACACCGGCTGCGGCATTCCGCCCGACCGCCTTCAGGCGATCTTCGAGGACTTCGTCACCACCAAGCGCCGCGGCCTCGGCCTCGGCCTGGCCATCTCGCGCAAGATCGTCGAGCAACTCGGCGGCCGCATCAGCGTCGCCAGCGACGTGGGCAAAGGGACGACGTTCACGATTGATTTTCCGCGGACCGGGGCCAAGCCGATGGCGCAGGCGGCGGGATGA
- the queF gene encoding preQ(1) synthase: MSLETFPNPQPGRDYEILIRNPEFTSVCPKTGLPDFGEIRITYVPDERCLELKALKYYFLAFRDKGIFYEAVTNQILDDLVAACAPRRMTIVGDFTARGGISTTVTAVYQKAEGGR, translated from the coding sequence ATGTCGCTCGAGACCTTCCCGAACCCGCAGCCCGGCCGCGATTACGAGATCCTGATCCGGAACCCCGAGTTCACCTCCGTCTGCCCGAAGACAGGACTGCCGGACTTCGGCGAGATCCGCATCACCTACGTCCCAGACGAGCGCTGCCTCGAGCTGAAGGCGCTGAAGTACTACTTCCTGGCGTTCCGCGACAAGGGGATCTTCTACGAAGCGGTGACCAATCAGATTCTCGACGACCTCGTCGCCGCCTGCGCCCCCCGCCGCATGACGATCGTCGGCGACTTCACGGCGCGGGGCGGGATCAGCACGACGGTCACGGCCGTGTATCAGAAGGCAGAAGGTGGAAGGTAG
- a CDS encoding ABC transporter substrate-binding protein: MLLDRCRPVVVSVGIAAAGACALGCADGHQAGTPTPTSTMRIGNGAPVQGQRTTGSSVIVTILSADPWLTNKPDGHPGERIATSWVWDPDGLALHLRIRPGVLFHDGTPLTSDVAAQALRDAVNGGTTLSLTDATVKSIEPDGADGVVIRLKERNSFVPSELTSVTVARPGHKDVGTGPFKIVAREGITTKLAAFPQYYRGRPALAGIEITNYPTQRNAWTALMRGDIDMLYEVSRDAAEFVKAETTVRSYSFPRPYYNSLVFNVRRPVFKDPRVRQAINQALDREALIRDGMSGRGSVADGPVFPQHWAYTKPPRSFAYDPEAARALLDGAGYPIRTESGKAIPFRFTFRCLAFADDPRFERLEVLLQKQLADVGIEMQLVPMPMSDMVKRLQSGDFDAYVFESAGRSLAWVYEFFRSHPGMPADTGYHTADPILDQVKAAQSDAEVKAAIAELTRVFYDDPPAAFLAWQEQTRAVSTRFDVAPEANRDILTNLWQWRPAGAK, encoded by the coding sequence TTGCTGCTAGACAGGTGTCGTCCGGTCGTCGTCAGCGTTGGGATCGCCGCAGCCGGCGCGTGCGCGCTCGGCTGCGCGGATGGGCATCAGGCGGGCACCCCGACGCCGACCTCGACGATGCGCATCGGCAACGGCGCGCCCGTGCAGGGTCAGCGGACCACGGGGTCCAGCGTCATCGTCACCATCCTGAGCGCGGACCCGTGGCTGACGAACAAGCCGGACGGACACCCGGGGGAACGGATCGCCACGAGTTGGGTGTGGGATCCGGACGGCCTCGCGCTTCATCTGCGGATTCGTCCCGGCGTGCTGTTCCACGACGGCACGCCGCTGACGTCTGATGTGGCCGCACAGGCGTTGCGGGACGCCGTCAACGGCGGCACGACCCTGTCGCTGACCGACGCCACGGTCAAGTCCATCGAACCTGACGGTGCGGACGGCGTCGTCATCAGGCTGAAAGAGCGCAACAGTTTCGTCCCGTCGGAGCTGACCAGCGTCACGGTGGCCCGTCCCGGCCACAAGGACGTCGGCACCGGCCCCTTCAAGATCGTGGCGCGCGAGGGGATCACGACGAAACTCGCAGCGTTTCCGCAGTATTACCGCGGCCGGCCGGCCCTGGCCGGCATCGAAATCACCAACTATCCGACCCAGCGGAACGCCTGGACCGCGCTGATGCGCGGCGACATCGACATGCTCTACGAGGTGTCGCGGGACGCGGCCGAGTTCGTCAAGGCCGAGACCACGGTGCGCAGCTACTCGTTTCCGCGCCCCTACTACAACTCGCTGGTCTTCAACGTCCGCAGGCCCGTCTTCAAGGATCCCCGCGTGCGCCAGGCGATCAACCAGGCGCTCGACCGGGAGGCCCTCATTCGCGACGGCATGAGCGGCCGCGGCTCCGTCGCCGACGGACCGGTGTTCCCACAGCACTGGGCCTACACGAAGCCGCCGCGATCGTTCGCGTATGACCCCGAAGCGGCGCGGGCGCTGCTGGATGGCGCGGGTTACCCGATTCGCACGGAATCAGGCAAGGCGATTCCCTTCCGCTTCACGTTCAGGTGCCTCGCGTTCGCGGACGATCCGCGCTTCGAGCGCCTCGAGGTCCTGCTGCAGAAGCAGCTCGCCGACGTCGGCATCGAAATGCAGCTGGTACCCATGCCGATGTCGGACATGGTGAAGCGGTTGCAGAGCGGCGATTTCGACGCGTACGTCTTCGAATCGGCAGGGCGATCGCTCGCCTGGGTCTACGAGTTCTTCCGTTCCCACCCCGGAATGCCAGCGGACACGGGCTACCACACTGCCGATCCAATCCTCGATCAGGTCAAGGCGGCGCAATCGGACGCGGAGGTCAAGGCAGCGATCGCAGAGCTGACGCGCGTGTTCTACGACGATCCACCTGCCGCGTTTCTCGCCTGGCAGGAACAGACCCGGGCCGTCTCGACCCGGTTCGACGTCGCCCCGGAGGCGAACCGGGACATCCTGACGAATCTGTGGCAGTGGCGTCCGGCCGGCGCGAAATAG
- a CDS encoding dihydrolipoamide acetyltransferase family protein — protein MATNVVMPQMGESIAEGTIVRWIKKVGDAVDRDEPLFEISTDKVDAEIPSPDAGVLTEIKVKEGETVPVNAVVAVIGSASSASATAPDGATAATDAASARPADAAAAPGTSAMPEAAAGQPETGDHEPDAGGRQRTSPLVRRIAREHNVDISRISGTGISGRVTKQDILGFIDNARPDPGPVASEKRARAATPAAQGHVPTFKPGERVEIVPMTIMRRKIAEHMVMSAHTSPHVYSVYEVDFHRLSQLRERKKAEYEQNGAKLSFTALVAKATVDAIRAFPFTNASIDGDNIVYRKDINLGIAVALDHGLIVPVIRNADEKNLLGLSRAIDDLATRARTKKLSPDEVQGGTFTLTNPGIFGAVYGLPLINQPQVAILGVGAIEKRAVVIDDAIAIHPTCHLSLGYDHRLIDGADAGRFLSYLKERLENFDTSWM, from the coding sequence ATGGCCACCAACGTCGTGATGCCCCAGATGGGCGAGTCGATCGCCGAGGGGACCATCGTCCGCTGGATCAAGAAAGTGGGCGACGCCGTCGACCGCGACGAGCCGCTTTTCGAGATCTCGACCGACAAGGTCGACGCCGAGATTCCGTCGCCCGACGCCGGCGTGCTGACTGAGATCAAGGTCAAGGAAGGGGAGACCGTCCCGGTCAACGCCGTCGTGGCCGTGATCGGCTCCGCCTCATCGGCCTCCGCCACCGCGCCTGACGGCGCCACGGCGGCCACGGACGCGGCTTCGGCGCGACCCGCGGACGCGGCAGCCGCGCCGGGCACGTCCGCGATGCCGGAGGCCGCGGCCGGCCAGCCGGAAACCGGCGATCACGAGCCGGACGCCGGCGGCCGGCAGCGGACGTCACCGCTCGTGCGGCGGATCGCGCGCGAGCACAACGTCGACATCAGCCGGATCAGCGGCACGGGGATCAGCGGCCGGGTGACCAAGCAAGACATCCTCGGCTTCATCGATAACGCTCGCCCCGACCCCGGCCCCGTCGCTTCGGAGAAGCGCGCCCGCGCGGCCACGCCGGCCGCGCAGGGACACGTGCCCACGTTCAAGCCCGGCGAGCGCGTCGAGATCGTCCCGATGACGATCATGCGCCGGAAGATCGCCGAGCACATGGTGATGAGCGCGCACACCTCGCCGCACGTCTATTCCGTCTACGAGGTCGACTTCCATCGTCTGTCGCAGCTCCGCGAGCGGAAGAAGGCGGAGTACGAGCAGAACGGCGCCAAGCTCTCGTTCACGGCGCTCGTCGCCAAGGCCACGGTCGACGCCATCCGCGCGTTCCCGTTCACCAACGCTTCGATCGACGGCGACAACATCGTCTACAGGAAGGACATCAATCTCGGGATCGCGGTGGCGCTCGACCACGGCCTCATCGTGCCGGTGATCCGCAACGCCGACGAAAAGAACCTGCTCGGCCTGTCGCGCGCGATCGACGACCTGGCGACGCGCGCCCGGACCAAGAAGCTCAGCCCCGACGAGGTGCAGGGAGGGACGTTCACCCTCACCAACCCTGGGATTTTCGGGGCGGTCTACGGACTACCGCTCATCAACCAGCCGCAGGTCGCGATTCTCGGCGTCGGGGCGATCGAGAAGCGAGCGGTCGTGATCGACGACGCCATCGCGATCCACCCGACCTGCCACCTGTC
- a CDS encoding radical SAM protein yields MQPSMFNVRVPLDDGHGGDVFLMNTFTDAQIIVSRDVVDLLDRLETGSSAAPEDPATSADERDALTELATHGFVVPTRDGERRDLRQFFQDVRESTDTLKVTVLTTLQCNFACDYCIQGDHGDYNKQAAKMSLETAARVAEWVERRLDAIAPRRLILTFFGGEPLLNMPVLYDLAERLHQACTERGVDIVLNIITNGLLMSREMVERLNPLGLNGIKITLDGDRDAHNRSRPLRGGQGTFDRIVANVREVAHLTRIAVGGNFNMDDVDSYPALLDFLAEQDFASRLSKVLFKPVIREKTAQSRGIIPLTVLGSEGKPLNGACMTSAGTGVSRVCDSCNFVDEKMAFLREETKKRGFPTADGVHMGPCEIHKSHAHTIGPDGSLFACPGFAGEALQSTGHIDDRQEDYRTQAQRNFEQLAAWQQCHDCAFIPVCAGGCTVAAHNELGDMHAPNCHKTSFEAGVVAMAREAAGRQTAAGLQ; encoded by the coding sequence ATGCAGCCGTCGATGTTCAACGTTCGTGTGCCGCTCGATGACGGACACGGCGGCGACGTGTTCCTGATGAACACGTTCACCGACGCGCAGATCATCGTCAGTCGGGACGTCGTCGATCTCCTCGATCGGCTAGAGACGGGTTCGAGCGCGGCGCCGGAAGACCCGGCGACGAGCGCCGACGAGCGCGACGCCCTGACCGAACTCGCCACCCACGGCTTCGTCGTGCCGACTCGCGACGGCGAGCGCCGCGACCTGCGGCAGTTCTTCCAGGACGTCCGCGAGAGCACCGACACGCTCAAGGTCACGGTACTGACCACCCTGCAGTGCAATTTCGCCTGCGACTACTGCATCCAGGGGGATCACGGGGACTACAACAAGCAGGCCGCGAAGATGTCGCTGGAGACCGCGGCGCGGGTGGCCGAATGGGTAGAGCGGCGCCTCGACGCGATCGCTCCCCGCCGCCTGATCCTGACCTTCTTCGGCGGCGAGCCGCTCCTGAACATGCCGGTGCTCTACGACCTCGCGGAACGGCTTCACCAGGCCTGCACCGAGCGCGGCGTCGACATCGTCCTCAACATCATCACCAACGGGCTGCTGATGTCGCGCGAGATGGTCGAGCGTCTGAACCCGCTCGGGCTCAACGGCATCAAGATCACCCTCGACGGCGACCGCGACGCCCACAACCGGTCGCGTCCGCTCCGTGGCGGGCAGGGGACGTTCGATCGGATCGTCGCCAACGTCCGCGAGGTGGCGCACCTGACCCGGATCGCGGTCGGCGGCAACTTCAACATGGACGACGTCGATTCGTATCCGGCGCTGCTCGATTTCCTGGCCGAGCAGGACTTCGCCTCGCGTCTGTCGAAGGTCCTCTTCAAGCCGGTCATCCGCGAGAAGACGGCGCAGTCGCGCGGCATCATCCCGCTGACGGTCCTGGGATCGGAAGGCAAGCCTCTGAACGGGGCGTGCATGACGTCGGCCGGCACCGGGGTCAGCCGTGTCTGCGACAGCTGCAATTTCGTCGACGAGAAGATGGCGTTCCTCCGCGAGGAGACGAAGAAGCGCGGCTTCCCCACCGCCGACGGCGTGCACATGGGCCCGTGCGAAATCCACAAGTCGCATGCCCACACGATCGGCCCGGATGGCTCGCTGTTCGCGTGCCCGGGCTTCGCCGGCGAGGCGCTGCAGTCGACGGGGCACATCGACGACCGCCAGGAGGACTACCGCACCCAGGCGCAGCGTAATTTCGAGCAGCTCGCGGCCTGGCAGCAGTGCCACGACTGCGCGTTCATCCCGGTCTGCGCGGGCGGCTGCACGGTGGCGGCGCACAACGAGCTCGGCGACATGCACGCGCCCAATTGCCACAAGACCAGCTTCGAGGCGGGCGTCGTCGCGATGGCCCGCGAAGCGGCCGGCCGGCAGACAGCCGCCGGCCTCCAGTAG
- a CDS encoding HU family DNA-binding protein — translation MAEARRMGKSELFSHFADRFEVKRTQAREFFDELNILAEKELKRSGEFVLPGMVKLVVQKRKARMGRNPATGEAIKIPAKTVVKARIAKQLKDAVLPRK, via the coding sequence ATGGCAGAGGCCCGCAGGATGGGCAAATCCGAGCTTTTCTCGCACTTTGCGGATCGCTTCGAAGTGAAGCGGACTCAGGCGCGCGAGTTTTTCGACGAGCTGAATATCCTCGCCGAGAAGGAGCTGAAACGCTCCGGAGAGTTCGTGCTGCCGGGAATGGTGAAGCTGGTCGTGCAGAAGCGGAAGGCGCGCATGGGCCGCAATCCCGCGACCGGCGAAGCGATCAAGATCCCGGCGAAGACGGTGGTCAAGGCGCGCATCGCCAAGCAGCTGAAGGACGCCGTCCTTCCGCGCAAGTAA